The Siniperca chuatsi isolate FFG_IHB_CAS linkage group LG12, ASM2008510v1, whole genome shotgun sequence genome has a segment encoding these proteins:
- the tlr7 gene encoding toll-like receptor 7, with protein MFFHLMCVALLGCCLSISTASISYPKTLPCDVSVTSNGSVVKVDCTERSLKDIPPGIPRDTTNLTLTINHIPKLNSTSFHGLENLTEIDMRCNCVPIKIGPKDRMCTASVTIEENTFTSLRNLRALYLDGNQLYSIPKGLPSNLILLSLEVNHIYYISKANLSEIRNVEMLYLSQNCYYRNPCNVSYDIEDGAFLQLNNLTLLCLKSNNLSFIPHQLPTSLKELYLYNNNIEKVTDEDFKNLTNLEILDISGNCPRCYNAPFPCTPCPNNSPLNISKTAFKMLTKLKTLRLHSNSLTCVPAEWFASTTELRVLDLSSNFLAREIGVTTFPHFLGKLEELDLSFNYELQRYPQTLRLSCNFSSLKSLRILRLKGFVFQQLKPESIAPLKPLTNLEVVDLGTNFIKMTNLSILMELKSFKIISLSDNKISSPSDGQDAVGFSGGEPLYWSPMSGAAQYQSKEVREIHYFRYDEYARSCKYKDKELGVVTSFVKRQCSEFGKTLDVSRNNIFFLHSRFLNLRELRCLNLSGNAMSQSLNGSEFTYLTNLQYLDFSSNRLDLLYSTAFQELKNLVILDISNNNHYFESEGLTHMLNFTRNLKNLKILLMNHNKISTSTNTELESQSLERLEFRDNRLDMLWRDGDIRYVNYFKKLLNLTVLDISYNNLNFIPQEVFRGLPDKLSELYIKNNKLTYFDWEKLQLLHSLQVLDLSGNSLTDVPSILSNCTKSLKKLILHKNQILKLTPDFLKDAYILKYLDLSFNHIQHIEKSSFPDDVVNKMDMLLLHKNRFVCTCNATWFIKWLNQTKVTIPRLATDVTCATPGAQRGHPVISVDLLACQYSYLSIILYILMTSLVLSFLTLSISSHLFLWDVWYIYHFCRAKLKGYDRLYSQSSVYDAFVIYDKEDPEVSEWVMKEMCVHLEDRGDRLLTLCLEERDWIPGCPLIDNLSQSIHKSKRTVFILTGKYIKSGNFKTAFYMANQRLMDEKNDVIVLIFLEKVPCNSKYLRLRKRLYKRSVLEWPTNPQAQPYFWFSLRSVLVTESHKQYNNLFKETL; from the exons ATGTTCTTCCACCTG ATGTGTGTGGCACTGCTGGGCTGCTGTCTCTCCATATCGACAGCAAGCATTTCTTACCCAAAAACCCTGCCATGTGATGTTAGTGTGACCAGCAACGGCAGTGTGGTGAAGGTGGACTGCACTGAGAGAAGCCTAAAAGATATCCCCCCTGGCATCCCCAGAGACACTACCAATCTGACGCTCACCATCAACCATATTCCTAAATTAAACTCCACCTCTTTTCACGGTCTGGAGAACCTGACTGAGATTGACATGAGGTGCAACTGTGTGCCCATCAAAATCGGCCCCAAGGACCGCATGTGCACTGCCAGTGTGACAATAGAGGAAAATACCTTTACCAGCCTGAGGAATCTGCGAGCGCTGTATCTAGATGGGAATCAGCTCTACAGTATACCTAAAGGCCTGCCTTCAAATCTGATCCTGCTGAGTTTGGAAGTGAAtcacatttattatatttccaAAGCAAACCTCTCCGAGATCAGAAATGTTGAGATGCTTTACCTCAGTCAAAATTGCTATTATCGTAACCCATGTAATGTTTCCTATGATATAGAGGATGGTGCATTTTTACAGCTTAACAATTTAACATTGTTATGTCTTAAATCAAATAACTTATCCTTTATTCCACATCAATTACCCACAAGTCTGAAGGAGTTGTACCTCTACAACAATAACATTGAAAAAGTCACTGATGAGGATTTCAAAAACCTAACTAACCTTGAGATTCTAGATATTAGTGGAAACTGTCCTCGGTGTTACAATGCTCCTTTCCCATGCACACCGTGTCCAAATAACTCACCACTTAATATCAGCAAgactgcttttaaaatgttgacaaaACTAAAGACGCTGCGCCTGCACAGTAACTCTCTGACTTGTGTGCCAGCTGAGTGGTTTGCCAGCACCACAGAGCTTAGAGTGCTTGATCTCTCATCAAACTTTTTAGCAAGAGAGATAGGAGTCACCACCTTCCCACATTTCCTGGGCAAACTGGAAGAACTGGACCTTTCATTTAACTATGAACTTCAGAGGTACCCCCAAACACTGAGACTGAGCTGCAATTTCTCCTCCCTCAAATCCCTTAGAATTCTCAGACTAAAGGGCTTTGTGTTTCAGCAGCTAAAGCCAGAGAGCATTGCTCCTTTAAAACCTCTTACAAACTTGGAGGTTGTAGATCTGGGTACAAActtcattaaaatgacaaaccttAGCATTCTGATGGAgttaaaaagctttaaaataatCAGTCTGTCTGACAACAAAATATCTTCCCCCTCTGACGGCCAAGATGCTGTTGGTTTCTCTGGAGGAGAGCCCTTGTACTGGTCTCCCATGTCGGGTGCTGCTCAGTACCAAAGTAAGGAAGTGAGAGAGATTCATTACTTCAGATATGATGAATATGCACGCAGCTGCAAATACAAAGATAAAGAACTTGGAGTTGTTACATCCTTTGTCAAAAGGCAGTGCAGTGAGTTTGGCAAAACCCTGGATGTGAGCAGAAACAACATATTCTTCCTGCATTCAAGATTTTTAAATCTTAGAGAGCTGAGATGCCTCAATCTGTCTGGGAATGCAATGAGCCAAAGTCTGAATGGCTCTGAATTTACCTATCTGACTAATTTACAATATCTGGACTTCTCCTCAAATCGCCTGGACCTGctctactccactgcatttcaagAGCTGAAAAATCTGGTCATCTTGGATATAAGTAACAACAACCATTATTTTGAGTCTGAGGGCTTGACTCACATGCTTAATTTCACTAGAAATTTGAAAAATCTCAAGATATTGCTGATGAATCACAACAAGATCTCTACTTCCACTAACACAGAGCTGGAGAGTCAATCTCTAGAGAGGTTAGAGTTCAGAGATAACCGGTTAGATATGTTGTGGAGAGATGGGGACATCAGATATGTCAATTATTTCAAGAAATTACTTAATCTGACTGTCCTTGACATCTCTTATAACAACCTCAATTTCATTCCACAGGAAGTGTTCCGTGGTCTGCCAGACAAACTGTCTGAGCTCtacatcaaaaacaacaaactaacaTACTTTGATTGGGAGAAGCTTCAACTTCTACATTCTTTGCAAGTCTTAGATCTCAGTGGAAACAGCTTAACTGATGTTCCATCCATACTGTCAAACTGTACCAAATCTCTCAAGAAGCTCATTTTACATAAGAACCAAATCCTAAAACTCACGCCAGATTTCCTTAAGGATgcctacattttaaaatatctggATCTTAGTTTTAACCACATACAGCACATTGAGAAATCTAGCTTTCCAGATGATGTTGTTAATAAGATGGACATGCTGCTTCTgcacaaaaacagatttgtgtgcACTTGCAACGCCACTTGGTTTATCAAATGGCTCAACCAAACCAAAGTGACCATCCCCAGGCTGGCCACAGATGTCACCTGTGCCACTCCGGGGGCACAAAGAGGTCATCCCGTGATCTCAGTGGACCTGCTGGCCTGCCAGTACAGCTACCTGTCAATCATCCTCTACATCCTCATGACTTCCCTTGTCCTCAGCTTCCTCACCCTGTCCATCTCTAGCCATCTCTTCCTGTGGGACGTCTGGTACATCTACCACTTCTGCAGGGCCAAGCTCAAAGGCTATGACCGCCTGTACTCCCAAAGCTCTGTCTATGATGCCTTTGTGATATATGACAAGGAGGATCCTGAGGTGTCAGAGTGGGTGATGAAGGAAATGTGCGTTCATCTGGAGGACCGCGGAGACCGCCTCCTGACACTGTGTCTGGAGGAACGGGACTGGATCCCTGGATGTCCCCTGATCGACAATCTCTCCCAGAGCATTCACAAGAGCAAGAGGACCGTGTTCATTCTCACCGGCAAATACATTAAAAGTGGAAACTTCAAGACAGCTTTCTACATGGCTAACCAAAGGCTAATGGATGAAAAAAATGATGTTATCGTACTGATCTTCTTGGAGAAAGTGCCTTGCAATTCAAAGTACCTAAGATTAAGGAAGAGACTGTATAAGCGGTCTGTGCTGGAGTGGCCAACAAACCCTCAAGCCCAGCCGTACTTCTGGTTCAGCCTGAGAAGTGTATTAGTAACGGAAAGTCACAAACAATACAACAACCTCTTCAAAGAGACACTGTAA
- the LOC122885972 gene encoding toll-like receptor 8 isoform X2: protein MHLLLFCLCCHYEIQPAACKPAWMSPQFPCDVTTANTSRVLFDCKGRHLHRVPYGITSNATELNLSENYIKNISVNSFSNLLNLTRLNLSWANKNKGLIIAANAFKNLTKLHELRLTGNCLNEIPGNLPLSVEILELNNNKILLLDNSSLAGLTNVTHLLLSRNCYFWNPCGKSVTIMDDSFAAMNKLQALDLSFNNLTQVPKGLPQSLCMLTLGSNKIQYISEDDLLGLQNLKILKIQGNCPRCQNAPYPCVPCQNISLGIHPNAFHSLTQLESLNLGGNSLNHLNPSWFARMSKLKELFLSFNFLMKAITEEATFLRSLPRLEKIDLSFNFALKFYPTTLNLSKEFSNLISLRTLHMEGLVFQNIGPGTLRPLYELKNLSALNLGTNFIIYSDSTIFSKFSHLKMIYLAENRLYPIPVKSPPHTNEGYNQGLDLSISPFIKPHPKDFAYEITHSLIKQECFDSGRVLILSSNNLFFISPKQFEGYGNIACLNLSGNGFSAALNGTEFSLLPNLTYLDLSFNKIDLAYDNAFNELKKLQVLDLSHNSHYFKAFGITHNLNFTKNLPALRVLNMSHNSISTLTTKLMYSKSLTELQFTNNYLGTLWKERDGSYKTLFTNLTNLAILDISQNTIAKIPDEVYEYLPRTLTVLRISHNALTDFKWDKLKCFNQLQILDLSFNSLANVTGINSNVTHTLTFLDLSHNNIFHLDNGFPNGAKSLTTLSLSYNKLAIINQSTFQTRPDNQIHTLFLQRNPFQCTCDSLDFILWIENSNVKIPRLTSEVTCNTPENQKGRALIYFDINQCVNDSQAFLIYILTNSFIIVFMFVATVAHLFYWDASYVLHYMKAKLKGYRSLNSPDGVYDVFVTYDTKDPHVSDWVMRNLRVKLEEEGEKHLPLCLEERDWPPGVPLVDNLTQSIRYSRKTLFVLTEGYVKTGVFKLAMYLAHQRLLDENMDVIVLLMLEPVLQHSHFLRLRRRLCGQSVVEWPRTAAAEPWFWQNLRNVVRVDNQVMYNKTYSKYFTSN, encoded by the coding sequence ATGCACTTGCTgctgttctgtctgtgttgcCATTATGAGATCCAGCCTGCTGCGTGTAAACCTGCGTGGATGTCACCGCAGTTCCCTTGTGATGTCACAACCGCCAATACCTCTAGGGTGCTATTTGACTGCAAAGGGCGTCATCTGCATAGAGTACCTTATGGGATAACTAGTAATGCAACTGAGCTCAACTTATCAGAAAATTACATTAAGAATATTTCCGTTAATTCATTTTCTAACCTTCTGAATCTGACTCGACTCAATCTAAGCTGGGCAAACAAGAACAAAGGACTGATCATTGCTGCGAATGCTTTCAAAAATCTGACAAAACTGCACGAACTAAGACTGACTGGCAATTGTCTGAATGAAATTCCCGGCaatctccctctcagtgtggaaATCCTTGAGCTAAACAATAACAAGATTTTGTTGTTGGATAACAGCAGCCTGGCTGGCTTAACAAATGTGACACATTTATTGTTATCCAGAAACTGCTACTTCTGGAATCCTTGTGGAAAATCTGTTACGATTATGGACGACAGTTTTGCAGCTATGAACAAACTGCAGGCTCTGGACTTGTCCTTTAACAACTTAACTCAAGTTCCCAAAGGATTACCCCAGTCATTATGCATGTTAACGCTGGGTTCgaacaaaatacagtacatatctGAAGATGATTTGCTTGGtttacaaaatttaaaaatcctAAAAATACAAGGCAACTGTCCTAGATGTCAAAATGCTCCGTATCCCTGTGTTCCTTGCCAAAACATTTCTCTTGGCATCCATCCCAATGCATTTCACAGTCTAACACAGCTTGAGTCACTGAACCTGGGAGGAAACTCACTGAACCACCTGAATCCCTCATGGTTCGCGAGGATGAGCAAGCTTAAAGAATTGTTCCTTTCATTTAACTTCTTAATGAAAGCAATAACTGAGGAGGCAACATTTCTAAGATCCCTTCCCAGGCTAGAGAAAATTGATCTCTCGTTCAACTTTGCTCTCAAGTTCTATCCTACGACATTAAATCTTTCAAAAGAGTTTtcaaatctcatttcacttaGAACTTTGCATATGGAGGGTTTGGTCTTCCAGAATATTGGACCAGGCACACTCAGACCTCTGTACGAGCTCAAAAATCTGTCTGCATTGAATTTAGGGACAAACTTCATTATTTACTCTGATTCCACCATATTCAGCAAATTCTCCCACCTGAAAATGATATACCTCGCAGAAAACAGGCTGTATCCCATTCCAGTGAAAAGCCCCCCACATACAAATGAGGGATACAATCAGGGGTTGGATCTCTCTATTTCACCGTTCATAAAACCCCATCCAAAAGATTTTGCTTATGAGATAACACACAGCCTTATCAAGCAAGAGTGCTTTGACTCTGGACGAGTGTTAATACTCAGCTCAAATAATCTGTTCTTCATTTCTCCAAAGCAATTCGAGGGCTATGGAAATATTGCATGTCTCAACCTCTCAGGAAATGGATTTTCAGCAGCACTTAATGGAACAGAGTTCTCCTTGCTGCCTAATCTGACATACCTGGACCTGTCATTCAATAAGATTGATCTGGCCTATGACAACGCCTTCAACGAACTAAAGAAACTGCAAGTACTAGACCTCAGTCATAATTCCCACTACTTTAAAGCTTTCGGGATAACGCATAATTTGAATTTTACAAAAAATCTGCCTGCCCTGAGAGTGCTGAATATGAGTCATAACTCCATTTCCACATTAACGACAAAACTGATGTACAGCAAATCATTAACAGAACTTCAGTTTACGAATAATTATCTTGGGACCCTTTGGAAAGAAAGGGATGGCTCGTATAAGACGCTATTTACTAATCTAACTAATTTGGCAATTTTAGATATATCCCAAAACACCATTGCAAAGATTCCAGACGAGGTTTATGAATATTTGCCACGTACCCTCACCGTACTACGCATAAGTCACAATGCACTTACTGATTTTAAATGGGACAAACTAAAGTGTTTCAACCAACTTCAAATTTTGGACCTGAGCTTCAATTCTTTAGCTAATGTGACAGGTATAAACTCAAACGTCACCCACACTTTGACTTTCCTTGACCTGAGTCATAATAACATTTTCCACTTGGACAATGGATTTCCAAATGGTGCAAAAAGCCTTACGACTCTTAGCCTTAGCTACAACAAATTGGCTATCATCAATCAATCCACCTTCCAAACAAGACCTGACAATCAGATTCACACTTTGTTCTTGCAGAGAAACCCGTTCCAATGTACCTGTGATTCATTAGATTTCATTCTGTGGATTGAAAACAGTAATGTAAAGATCCCTAGACTGACCAGTGAGGTGACATGTAACACACCAGAAAACCAGAAGGGTCGAGCTCTGATATACTTTGACATTAACCAGTGTGTAAATGACAGTCAGGCGTTCTTGATCTACATTCTCACAAATTCcttcattattgtttttatgtttgtggcAACAGTTGCTCACTTATTTTACTGGGATGCTTCCTATGTCCTACACTATATGAAAGCTAAGCTGAAGGGATACAGGTCCTTGAACTCACCGGACGGTGTTTATGATGTCTTTGTGACTTATGACACCAAAGATCCACATGTCTCGGATTGGGTGATGAGGAATTTGCGAGTGAAActggaagaggaaggagagaagcaTCTTCCTCTGTGTCTGGAGGAGAGGGACTGGCCCCCTGGGGTCCCGCTGGTGGATAACCTCACTCAGAGCATCCGATACAGTCGCAAGACCCTGTTTGTCTTAACAGAGGGTTATGTTAAGACTGGGGTTTTCAAGCTGGCGATGTATCTGGCCCACCAAAGACTGCTTGATGAAAACATGGATGTGATCgtgctgctgatgctggagcCCGTCCTGCAGCACTCTCACTTCCTGCGCCTGAGGAGGAGGCTGTGTGGGCAAAGTGTTGTGGAGTGGCCGAGGACAGCTGCTGCGGAGCCCTGGTTTTGGCAAAACCTGAGGAATGTGGTCAGAGTAGACAATCAGGTGATGTACAACAAGACTTATTCAAAGTACTTCACCAGCAACTGA
- the tmsb4x gene encoding thymosin beta-4: MADKPDITEVTTFDKTKLKKTETQEKNTLPTKETIEQEKTT; this comes from the exons ATGGCTGACAAACCTGACATCACAGAAGTCACAACCTTCGACAAGACCAAGCTGAAGAAGACAGAGActcaagagaaaaacacactgcCAACAAAAGAAA CCATTGAACAGGAGAAGACCACTTAA
- the LOC122885972 gene encoding toll-like receptor 8 isoform X1, with translation MTITCWMHLLLFCLCCHYEIQPAACKPAWMSPQFPCDVTTANTSRVLFDCKGRHLHRVPYGITSNATELNLSENYIKNISVNSFSNLLNLTRLNLSWANKNKGLIIAANAFKNLTKLHELRLTGNCLNEIPGNLPLSVEILELNNNKILLLDNSSLAGLTNVTHLLLSRNCYFWNPCGKSVTIMDDSFAAMNKLQALDLSFNNLTQVPKGLPQSLCMLTLGSNKIQYISEDDLLGLQNLKILKIQGNCPRCQNAPYPCVPCQNISLGIHPNAFHSLTQLESLNLGGNSLNHLNPSWFARMSKLKELFLSFNFLMKAITEEATFLRSLPRLEKIDLSFNFALKFYPTTLNLSKEFSNLISLRTLHMEGLVFQNIGPGTLRPLYELKNLSALNLGTNFIIYSDSTIFSKFSHLKMIYLAENRLYPIPVKSPPHTNEGYNQGLDLSISPFIKPHPKDFAYEITHSLIKQECFDSGRVLILSSNNLFFISPKQFEGYGNIACLNLSGNGFSAALNGTEFSLLPNLTYLDLSFNKIDLAYDNAFNELKKLQVLDLSHNSHYFKAFGITHNLNFTKNLPALRVLNMSHNSISTLTTKLMYSKSLTELQFTNNYLGTLWKERDGSYKTLFTNLTNLAILDISQNTIAKIPDEVYEYLPRTLTVLRISHNALTDFKWDKLKCFNQLQILDLSFNSLANVTGINSNVTHTLTFLDLSHNNIFHLDNGFPNGAKSLTTLSLSYNKLAIINQSTFQTRPDNQIHTLFLQRNPFQCTCDSLDFILWIENSNVKIPRLTSEVTCNTPENQKGRALIYFDINQCVNDSQAFLIYILTNSFIIVFMFVATVAHLFYWDASYVLHYMKAKLKGYRSLNSPDGVYDVFVTYDTKDPHVSDWVMRNLRVKLEEEGEKHLPLCLEERDWPPGVPLVDNLTQSIRYSRKTLFVLTEGYVKTGVFKLAMYLAHQRLLDENMDVIVLLMLEPVLQHSHFLRLRRRLCGQSVVEWPRTAAAEPWFWQNLRNVVRVDNQVMYNKTYSKYFTSN, from the exons atG ACCATCACATGTTGGATGCACTTGCTgctgttctgtctgtgttgcCATTATGAGATCCAGCCTGCTGCGTGTAAACCTGCGTGGATGTCACCGCAGTTCCCTTGTGATGTCACAACCGCCAATACCTCTAGGGTGCTATTTGACTGCAAAGGGCGTCATCTGCATAGAGTACCTTATGGGATAACTAGTAATGCAACTGAGCTCAACTTATCAGAAAATTACATTAAGAATATTTCCGTTAATTCATTTTCTAACCTTCTGAATCTGACTCGACTCAATCTAAGCTGGGCAAACAAGAACAAAGGACTGATCATTGCTGCGAATGCTTTCAAAAATCTGACAAAACTGCACGAACTAAGACTGACTGGCAATTGTCTGAATGAAATTCCCGGCaatctccctctcagtgtggaaATCCTTGAGCTAAACAATAACAAGATTTTGTTGTTGGATAACAGCAGCCTGGCTGGCTTAACAAATGTGACACATTTATTGTTATCCAGAAACTGCTACTTCTGGAATCCTTGTGGAAAATCTGTTACGATTATGGACGACAGTTTTGCAGCTATGAACAAACTGCAGGCTCTGGACTTGTCCTTTAACAACTTAACTCAAGTTCCCAAAGGATTACCCCAGTCATTATGCATGTTAACGCTGGGTTCgaacaaaatacagtacatatctGAAGATGATTTGCTTGGtttacaaaatttaaaaatcctAAAAATACAAGGCAACTGTCCTAGATGTCAAAATGCTCCGTATCCCTGTGTTCCTTGCCAAAACATTTCTCTTGGCATCCATCCCAATGCATTTCACAGTCTAACACAGCTTGAGTCACTGAACCTGGGAGGAAACTCACTGAACCACCTGAATCCCTCATGGTTCGCGAGGATGAGCAAGCTTAAAGAATTGTTCCTTTCATTTAACTTCTTAATGAAAGCAATAACTGAGGAGGCAACATTTCTAAGATCCCTTCCCAGGCTAGAGAAAATTGATCTCTCGTTCAACTTTGCTCTCAAGTTCTATCCTACGACATTAAATCTTTCAAAAGAGTTTtcaaatctcatttcacttaGAACTTTGCATATGGAGGGTTTGGTCTTCCAGAATATTGGACCAGGCACACTCAGACCTCTGTACGAGCTCAAAAATCTGTCTGCATTGAATTTAGGGACAAACTTCATTATTTACTCTGATTCCACCATATTCAGCAAATTCTCCCACCTGAAAATGATATACCTCGCAGAAAACAGGCTGTATCCCATTCCAGTGAAAAGCCCCCCACATACAAATGAGGGATACAATCAGGGGTTGGATCTCTCTATTTCACCGTTCATAAAACCCCATCCAAAAGATTTTGCTTATGAGATAACACACAGCCTTATCAAGCAAGAGTGCTTTGACTCTGGACGAGTGTTAATACTCAGCTCAAATAATCTGTTCTTCATTTCTCCAAAGCAATTCGAGGGCTATGGAAATATTGCATGTCTCAACCTCTCAGGAAATGGATTTTCAGCAGCACTTAATGGAACAGAGTTCTCCTTGCTGCCTAATCTGACATACCTGGACCTGTCATTCAATAAGATTGATCTGGCCTATGACAACGCCTTCAACGAACTAAAGAAACTGCAAGTACTAGACCTCAGTCATAATTCCCACTACTTTAAAGCTTTCGGGATAACGCATAATTTGAATTTTACAAAAAATCTGCCTGCCCTGAGAGTGCTGAATATGAGTCATAACTCCATTTCCACATTAACGACAAAACTGATGTACAGCAAATCATTAACAGAACTTCAGTTTACGAATAATTATCTTGGGACCCTTTGGAAAGAAAGGGATGGCTCGTATAAGACGCTATTTACTAATCTAACTAATTTGGCAATTTTAGATATATCCCAAAACACCATTGCAAAGATTCCAGACGAGGTTTATGAATATTTGCCACGTACCCTCACCGTACTACGCATAAGTCACAATGCACTTACTGATTTTAAATGGGACAAACTAAAGTGTTTCAACCAACTTCAAATTTTGGACCTGAGCTTCAATTCTTTAGCTAATGTGACAGGTATAAACTCAAACGTCACCCACACTTTGACTTTCCTTGACCTGAGTCATAATAACATTTTCCACTTGGACAATGGATTTCCAAATGGTGCAAAAAGCCTTACGACTCTTAGCCTTAGCTACAACAAATTGGCTATCATCAATCAATCCACCTTCCAAACAAGACCTGACAATCAGATTCACACTTTGTTCTTGCAGAGAAACCCGTTCCAATGTACCTGTGATTCATTAGATTTCATTCTGTGGATTGAAAACAGTAATGTAAAGATCCCTAGACTGACCAGTGAGGTGACATGTAACACACCAGAAAACCAGAAGGGTCGAGCTCTGATATACTTTGACATTAACCAGTGTGTAAATGACAGTCAGGCGTTCTTGATCTACATTCTCACAAATTCcttcattattgtttttatgtttgtggcAACAGTTGCTCACTTATTTTACTGGGATGCTTCCTATGTCCTACACTATATGAAAGCTAAGCTGAAGGGATACAGGTCCTTGAACTCACCGGACGGTGTTTATGATGTCTTTGTGACTTATGACACCAAAGATCCACATGTCTCGGATTGGGTGATGAGGAATTTGCGAGTGAAActggaagaggaaggagagaagcaTCTTCCTCTGTGTCTGGAGGAGAGGGACTGGCCCCCTGGGGTCCCGCTGGTGGATAACCTCACTCAGAGCATCCGATACAGTCGCAAGACCCTGTTTGTCTTAACAGAGGGTTATGTTAAGACTGGGGTTTTCAAGCTGGCGATGTATCTGGCCCACCAAAGACTGCTTGATGAAAACATGGATGTGATCgtgctgctgatgctggagcCCGTCCTGCAGCACTCTCACTTCCTGCGCCTGAGGAGGAGGCTGTGTGGGCAAAGTGTTGTGGAGTGGCCGAGGACAGCTGCTGCGGAGCCCTGGTTTTGGCAAAACCTGAGGAATGTGGTCAGAGTAGACAATCAGGTGATGTACAACAAGACTTATTCAAAGTACTTCACCAGCAACTGA